In Syntrophobacterales bacterium, the following proteins share a genomic window:
- a CDS encoding GNAT family N-acetyltransferase: MFDDVDSGWESMVVSPDVVLSHIEPGMSIFLGTGVAEPRTLVKRLKESDIYNLTDLELIQIVSLGDVISLIETPRAYKFRLKTFFAGWLASKAILSGSVDMIPCRFSQIPSLVESGAIRIDAAFVQITPPDKAGYASLGVAVDIAKYAMERASIVVGEINSSVPRTMGDTFVNIADFNYLVKATESPIYFNRWPVDSVMDKVAANVASLIDDGSCLSFYPGALFEALGKHLAKKRNLGVHTLFFTDVLMDLLKSGVVTNRCKNNFSNKSVTSYALGTAELMKWLHRNPLVEFQGIKVVADNARISFNDKTIFIMPVRKVDLMGGVALHIGKGNVTAGPGHAHEFYAAAQHSCGGRAIFALPSRNLKGASNIMLSVEDFPNQFNNKESLDWIVTEYGIASMIGRTVRERAQALIDIAHPDDREELVRQAKEANILYRDQIYLAGSGALYPDKLSTVSTFKEGLSVNFRAIKPSDEEEMRRLFYRFSDNAVYYRYFSHVKSMPHKEMQGYVNIDYQKTLSLVGTVTEAGGERIIAEGRYVRLNDRPYAEVAFIVDENYQGKGIASFLLKMLIEAALEQGIEGFTADVLYDNKSMLKVFEKASFPINAVIKYGVYKLEIPFKKTGLP, translated from the coding sequence ATGTTTGATGATGTCGATTCCGGATGGGAAAGCATGGTGGTTTCTCCGGACGTGGTTCTCTCGCATATAGAGCCGGGGATGAGCATTTTTCTGGGAACGGGCGTTGCCGAGCCGCGAACGCTGGTAAAGCGTCTCAAGGAATCCGACATCTACAACCTTACCGATCTGGAACTCATCCAGATTGTCAGCCTTGGGGACGTCATATCTTTAATCGAGACCCCTCGCGCCTACAAATTTCGCCTCAAAACATTTTTCGCGGGCTGGCTGGCAAGCAAGGCGATCCTCTCCGGCTCAGTCGATATGATCCCCTGCCGTTTTTCCCAGATTCCCTCTCTGGTTGAATCAGGGGCGATCCGGATCGACGCCGCTTTTGTGCAGATCACCCCGCCGGACAAGGCGGGATATGCCAGTCTCGGCGTGGCGGTTGATATAGCCAAATACGCGATGGAAAGGGCCTCCATTGTCGTGGGAGAGATCAACAGCAGCGTTCCCCGCACGATGGGAGACACCTTTGTCAATATTGCCGATTTCAACTACCTTGTAAAGGCCACGGAATCCCCAATCTATTTCAACCGCTGGCCGGTGGACAGCGTCATGGATAAGGTCGCCGCCAATGTAGCCTCGCTGATTGATGACGGCAGTTGTCTTTCCTTCTACCCCGGGGCCCTTTTTGAGGCTCTGGGCAAACATCTTGCCAAAAAGCGCAACCTCGGCGTCCATACACTATTTTTTACCGACGTCCTGATGGATCTATTGAAGAGCGGCGTTGTCACCAATCGCTGTAAAAATAATTTCAGCAACAAATCAGTTACCTCCTATGCCTTAGGAACTGCTGAACTGATGAAGTGGCTGCATCGCAACCCCCTGGTCGAGTTTCAGGGAATTAAAGTGGTTGCCGACAATGCCCGGATAAGTTTTAACGACAAGACCATTTTTATCATGCCGGTACGCAAGGTTGACCTGATGGGGGGGGTTGCCCTCCATATCGGCAAGGGCAATGTTACCGCCGGCCCCGGACATGCCCATGAATTTTATGCCGCGGCTCAGCACTCCTGCGGAGGGCGGGCAATTTTTGCCCTTCCCAGCCGCAATTTGAAAGGCGCTTCTAATATTATGCTGTCGGTTGAGGATTTCCCGAACCAATTTAACAATAAGGAATCACTCGACTGGATCGTTACCGAATATGGAATTGCCTCCATGATCGGCCGCACTGTCCGGGAACGCGCCCAGGCCCTGATTGACATAGCCCATCCTGACGACCGGGAAGAATTGGTGCGACAGGCGAAAGAGGCCAACATTCTCTATCGCGATCAGATTTATCTTGCCGGTTCCGGCGCCCTTTATCCCGATAAACTTTCAACTGTTTCTACCTTTAAGGAGGGACTTTCCGTAAATTTCCGGGCGATCAAGCCCTCCGACGAAGAGGAGATGCGGAGGCTTTTCTATCGTTTTTCCGACAATGCCGTTTATTACCGATATTTTTCTCATGTAAAATCCATGCCCCACAAGGAGATGCAGGGGTATGTAAATATCGATTATCAAAAAACATTATCACTGGTCGGAACGGTCACCGAGGCAGGCGGAGAAAGAATCATTGCCGAGGGGCGCTATGTTCGGCTAAACGATCGTCCTTACGCCGAAGTTGCCTTCATTGTCGATGAGAATTATCAGGGGAAAGGGATTGCCTCGTTTCTTTTGAAAATGCTGATTGAGGCGGCGCTGGAACAGGGAATTGAAGGTTTCACGGCGGATGTTCTTTACGACAACAAGTCCATGCTTAAGGTATTTGAAAAGGCATCCTTTCCGATCAACGCCGTCATCAAATACGGTGTTTACAAACTGGAAATACCCTTCAAAAAAACAGGGTTGCCCTAA
- the garR gene encoding 2-hydroxy-3-oxopropionate reductase: protein MAKIGFIGLGIMGKPMSRNLMKAGHSLVIYCRAAATEKEFKEAGAQIAASPREVAQNADIIITMLPNSPEVKEVVLGQNGLIEGMRPNSMLIDMTSLDPLVSREIAAKLAEKNVRMMDAPVSGGEPKAIAGSLSIMVGCRQEDFDEFLPILKAMGSSAVRCGEAGAGNVTKLANQIIVAANIAAVSEALVLAAKAGVNPDLVFQAIRGGLAGSVALDAKAPLMLDRNFNPGFRINLHIKDLNNVLNTAKGISTPTPLTENVMQMMLSLRDNGMGDADHSALVRYYENLAGIELSR from the coding sequence ATGGCAAAGATAGGTTTTATCGGTTTGGGAATCATGGGAAAACCCATGAGCAGGAATCTTATGAAGGCAGGGCATTCGCTTGTCATTTATTGCAGAGCGGCGGCGACCGAAAAGGAGTTTAAGGAGGCCGGCGCCCAGATAGCCGCCTCGCCCCGGGAAGTAGCCCAAAATGCCGACATCATTATCACAATGCTCCCGAACTCGCCGGAGGTTAAGGAGGTTGTGCTGGGACAAAACGGTCTGATCGAGGGGATGCGCCCAAATTCGATGCTGATCGACATGACCTCCCTCGATCCGCTGGTGAGCCGGGAAATCGCCGCGAAGCTGGCCGAAAAAAATGTCCGGATGATGGATGCGCCGGTCAGCGGCGGCGAGCCGAAGGCGATCGCGGGATCGCTTTCGATCATGGTCGGTTGTCGGCAGGAGGACTTTGACGAATTTCTGCCGATTTTGAAGGCGATGGGTTCATCCGCCGTCCGCTGCGGTGAAGCCGGCGCCGGAAATGTAACGAAACTTGCCAATCAGATCATCGTCGCGGCCAACATCGCCGCCGTTTCCGAAGCCCTCGTGCTTGCCGCCAAGGCGGGCGTCAATCCGGATCTCGTTTTTCAGGCGATTCGGGGTGGCCTGGCCGGGAGCGTTGCCCTTGATGCCAAGGCCCCGCTGATGCTGGATCGCAATTTTAACCCCGGCTTCCGGATCAACCTGCACATCAAGGATTTGAACAACGTGCTGAACACCGCCAAAGGCATTTCGACGCCGACGCCGCTTACCGAAAATGTCATGCAAATGATGCTGTCACTCCGCGATAACGGCATGGGCGACGCCGATCACAGCGCCCTGGTCAGATATTATGAAAACCTTGCCGGGATTGAGCTCTCCCGGTAG
- a CDS encoding tyrosine-type recombinase/integrase, whose translation MNSGTEFAIFTQCKSQKTKSALLQTPPFRFPDGGKSCNRDAPDPAVLRTWEQDIFAWLKFLKAAHRRTSIESVLDYLHSLENEEKNTDSVRASLRWFFKTAANLSQRVTPCTMRHSFATHLLSGGADTRTVQELLGHADVATTMIYTHVLNRQGLAVRSPLDNL comes from the coding sequence TTGAATTCAGGAACTGAATTTGCTATTTTTACCCAATGCAAAAGTCAGAAGACAAAGTCAGCGCTGCTGCAGACGCCTCCGTTTCGTTTCCCGGATGGCGGGAAGTCCTGCAATCGGGATGCCCCCGATCCTGCCGTTCTACGCACATGGGAACAGGATATCTTTGCCTGGCTGAAATTCCTTAAGGCCGCACACCGCCGAACCTCTATAGAATCGGTACTGGACTATCTGCACTCACTGGAGAATGAGGAGAAAAATACGGATTCGGTTCGAGCTTCCCTGCGGTGGTTTTTCAAAACTGCAGCCAACCTTTCCCAGCGGGTCACCCCCTGTACCATGCGTCACTCCTTCGCCACCCACCTGCTGTCCGGGGGAGCGGATACGCGCACGGTACAGGAACTGCTCGGCCACGCGGATGTCGCGACTACCATGATTTATACCCATGTACTCAACCGGCAGGGACTTGCGGTGCGCAGTCCGCTGGACAACCTGTAA
- the hyi gene encoding hydroxypyruvate isomerase encodes MIRFSANISMLFTEADFLDRFEQAAEAGFKAVEYMFPYAFKKEELAEKLSEYGLNQVLFNLPAGDWAAGERGIACLPGREGEFREGVGLATEYAHALGCPLVNCLVGTTPTDPPEKVRQTLIGNLRFAAESLENEGISLLVEPLNNQDIPGFHLCRTSDALVLIKEVGHPNLRLQYDIYHMQVMEGNLLQTIGDNLARIGHIQIADNPGRHEPGTGEINYPNIFNFLNKQGYAGWIGCEYKPLRKTAEGLDWLKPYL; translated from the coding sequence ATGATTCGTTTCAGCGCCAATATCAGCATGCTCTTTACCGAGGCAGATTTCCTCGACCGGTTCGAACAGGCGGCCGAGGCCGGTTTCAAGGCTGTTGAATACATGTTCCCTTACGCCTTTAAAAAGGAGGAGCTGGCCGAAAAGCTCTCAGAATACGGGCTTAACCAGGTTCTCTTCAACCTCCCCGCCGGCGATTGGGCAGCCGGGGAGCGGGGAATTGCCTGCCTGCCAGGCAGGGAAGGGGAATTCCGGGAGGGTGTCGGTTTGGCAACAGAGTACGCGCATGCCTTGGGCTGCCCGCTGGTTAATTGCCTCGTCGGAACGACCCCCACTGATCCCCCGGAGAAGGTCCGCCAGACGCTGATCGGGAACCTGCGCTTTGCCGCGGAATCCCTGGAAAACGAGGGCATCAGTCTGCTGGTCGAGCCCTTGAATAATCAGGATATTCCCGGATTCCACCTTTGCCGTACCAGCGATGCCCTGGTGTTGATAAAAGAGGTCGGACACCCGAATCTCCGGCTTCAGTACGACATTTACCACATGCAGGTGATGGAGGGGAACCTCCTGCAGACGATCGGGGATAATCTCGCCCGGATCGGTCATATCCAGATCGCCGACAACCCCGGCCGTCACGAGCCGGGAACAGGCGAGATCAACTATCCGAATATCTTTAATTTTCTGAATAAGCAGGGCTACGCTGGCTGGATCGGCTGCGAGTACAAGCCGCTTCGCAAAACCGCGGAAGGGCTTGACTGGCTGAAGCCGTATCTGTAA